One Luteimonas sp. MC1825 DNA segment encodes these proteins:
- a CDS encoding discoidin domain-containing protein, whose amino-acid sequence MAAFPAVAQEVLSTRVLDDFSDPAAWRVVTSNQVSGTIRQVDGADGAALCLDYDFNGVSGHAGIQRDLAITYPGNYRFDLQLRGNAPANDLQFKLVDASGDNVWWVNQPKYELPRRWTPVRHKARHVVRAWGPDAAPALRASSRIEFTVYNNVGGRGSVCFDALTFSELAPVDASPLSAAASATAGDAAAAVDGNTATAWRAANVAPAGQRLVLDLGSIREFGGLVLDWLPGAQAARYDVQLSDDGLVWRDVRNVAGGNGGRDWIALPEAEARYLALDLRAGPGDRFALAAARVQPLAFSAHANDFVKAVAADAPRGWFPRGFSGEQPYWTIVGLDGGLQQGLIGEDGAIEVGKGGFSLEPFVTVDGKLVTWADAAPRQSLQDGYLPVPSVDWRHGDMALRITAFAQGTPAASQLVARYRLANTGARAREFTLALAARPLQVNPPAQFLNTLGGVSRIQSIAVDGGTISVAGVPRVFAKQVPTAAFATSFDAGMAVSHLAGGKLPAATRIDRDPTGLASAALVYRMRLAPGEVRSIEVMVPMTGGSGPARRWWDADSLQQEVAAGWRGKLDQVRLDLPPQGQVLADTLRTALAHMLISRVGPRLQPGTRAYARSWIRDGAMIAEGLLRLGRDDAVREYLEWYAPHQFDDGMVPCCVDDRGSDPVPENDSHGELVFTIAEYWRYSGDRAFLERMWPHVRGAFDYMERLRASERTQANRARNPAFYGMMPASISHEGYSAKPMHSYWDNFWALRGYKDAVVVAEALGHLDDAARMAAARDQFREDLDASLRAAARLHGIDYLPGAAELGDFDATSTTIALAPGGEQGRLPTDLLHNTFERYWREFSARRDGTREWTAYTPYEWRNVGAFVRLGWRERAQEAAQWFFADRAPPAWNQWAEVVTPTPRTPFFLGDLPHAWVASDFVRSALDMFAYVREVDDSIVLAAGVPEDWLAHGVAIHGLRTPQGTLGYALRREGGALVLEVADGLQPPAGGLVLPWPCRGSTPGATTINGVPAAWQDGELRIRELPARVEVALR is encoded by the coding sequence ATGGCCGCGTTTCCGGCGGTGGCGCAGGAGGTGCTGTCCACGCGCGTGCTGGATGATTTCTCCGATCCCGCGGCATGGCGCGTGGTCACCTCCAACCAGGTCAGCGGCACGATCCGCCAGGTCGACGGCGCCGATGGCGCGGCACTGTGCCTCGACTACGACTTCAACGGCGTCTCCGGCCATGCAGGCATCCAGCGCGATCTGGCCATCACCTATCCCGGCAACTACCGCTTCGATCTGCAGCTGCGCGGCAACGCGCCGGCCAACGACCTGCAGTTCAAGCTGGTGGATGCCAGCGGCGACAACGTGTGGTGGGTGAACCAGCCGAAGTACGAGCTTCCCAGGCGCTGGACCCCGGTGCGCCACAAGGCGCGCCACGTGGTGCGCGCCTGGGGGCCGGATGCGGCTCCTGCGCTGCGCGCCAGCAGCCGGATCGAGTTCACGGTGTACAACAACGTCGGCGGGCGCGGATCGGTGTGTTTCGATGCGCTGACCTTCAGCGAACTGGCGCCGGTCGATGCCAGCCCGTTGTCGGCCGCGGCATCGGCCACGGCGGGCGATGCCGCGGCGGCGGTCGACGGGAATACCGCGACTGCATGGCGCGCCGCGAACGTCGCGCCGGCCGGGCAGCGGCTGGTGCTCGATCTCGGCAGCATCCGCGAATTCGGCGGGCTGGTGCTCGACTGGCTGCCCGGCGCACAGGCCGCGCGCTACGACGTGCAGTTGTCCGACGACGGCCTGGTTTGGCGCGATGTGCGCAACGTGGCGGGCGGCAACGGTGGGCGCGACTGGATCGCGCTGCCGGAGGCCGAGGCGCGCTACCTGGCGCTGGACCTGCGCGCGGGACCAGGCGACCGCTTCGCGCTGGCCGCGGCGCGCGTGCAGCCATTGGCCTTCTCGGCGCACGCAAATGATTTCGTGAAAGCGGTGGCCGCCGACGCACCGCGCGGCTGGTTCCCGCGCGGCTTCAGCGGCGAGCAGCCGTACTGGACGATCGTCGGCCTTGACGGCGGCCTGCAGCAGGGCCTGATCGGCGAGGACGGCGCGATCGAGGTGGGCAAGGGCGGTTTCAGCCTCGAGCCGTTCGTGACCGTGGACGGCAAGCTCGTGACCTGGGCGGATGCGGCGCCTCGCCAGTCCTTGCAGGACGGCTATCTGCCGGTGCCGAGCGTCGACTGGCGGCATGGGGACATGGCGCTGCGCATCACCGCCTTCGCGCAGGGCACGCCGGCCGCCTCGCAGCTGGTGGCGCGCTACAGGCTGGCCAATACCGGTGCCCGCGCCCGCGAGTTCACGCTCGCGCTGGCCGCGCGGCCGCTGCAGGTCAATCCGCCCGCGCAGTTCCTCAACACGCTGGGCGGCGTGAGCCGCATCCAGTCGATCGCGGTGGATGGCGGCACCATCAGCGTCGCCGGTGTGCCGCGCGTGTTCGCCAAGCAGGTGCCGACCGCCGCGTTCGCGACCTCGTTCGATGCCGGCATGGCCGTGTCCCATCTCGCGGGCGGCAAGCTGCCAGCGGCCACGCGCATCGATCGCGATCCCACGGGGCTTGCATCGGCGGCACTGGTCTATCGCATGCGCCTGGCGCCCGGCGAGGTGCGAAGCATCGAGGTGATGGTGCCGATGACCGGCGGCAGCGGACCGGCGCGGCGCTGGTGGGATGCCGATTCGCTGCAGCAGGAGGTCGCCGCTGGCTGGCGCGGCAAGCTCGACCAGGTGCGGCTGGACCTGCCGCCGCAGGGCCAGGTGCTGGCGGATACCCTGCGCACGGCGCTGGCGCACATGCTGATCAGCCGTGTGGGACCGCGCCTGCAGCCCGGCACGCGCGCCTATGCGCGCAGCTGGATCCGCGACGGCGCGATGATCGCCGAGGGACTGCTGCGGCTGGGGCGTGATGACGCGGTGCGCGAATACCTGGAGTGGTACGCACCGCACCAGTTCGACGACGGCATGGTGCCGTGCTGCGTCGACGACCGTGGCAGCGACCCGGTACCGGAGAACGACAGCCACGGCGAGCTGGTGTTCACCATCGCCGAATACTGGCGCTACAGCGGCGACCGCGCGTTCCTGGAGCGCATGTGGCCGCACGTGCGCGGTGCGTTCGACTACATGGAACGCCTGCGCGCGAGCGAGCGCACACAGGCCAACCGCGCGCGCAACCCGGCCTTCTACGGAATGATGCCGGCGTCGATCAGCCACGAAGGCTATTCGGCCAAGCCGATGCATTCCTACTGGGACAACTTCTGGGCGCTGCGCGGCTACAAGGACGCGGTGGTGGTGGCGGAGGCCCTCGGCCACCTGGATGACGCCGCGCGCATGGCCGCCGCGCGCGACCAGTTCCGCGAAGACCTGGATGCGTCCCTGCGCGCCGCCGCGCGGCTGCACGGCATCGACTACCTGCCCGGTGCCGCGGAACTCGGCGACTTCGATGCCACATCGACCACCATTGCGCTTGCGCCGGGTGGCGAGCAGGGGCGGCTGCCCACCGACCTGCTGCACAACACGTTCGAGCGCTACTGGCGGGAATTCAGCGCGCGCCGCGACGGCACGCGCGAGTGGACCGCCTACACGCCGTACGAGTGGCGCAATGTCGGCGCCTTCGTGCGCCTGGGCTGGCGCGAGCGCGCGCAGGAAGCGGCGCAATGGTTCTTCGCCGACCGCGCGCCGCCGGCCTGGAACCAGTGGGCCGAGGTGGTCACGCCCACGCCGCGCACGCCGTTCTTCCTCGGCGACCTGCCGCACGCCTGGGTGGCGTCGGACTTCGTGCGCTCGGCGCTGGACATGTTCGCCTACGTGCGCGAGGTCGACGACAGCATCGTGCTTGCGGCCGGGGTGCCCGAGGACTGGCTGGCGCATGGCGTTGCCATCCACGGCCTGCGGACGCCGCAGGGCACGCTCGGCTACGCGCTGCGCCGCGAAGGCGGGGCGCTGGTGCTCGAGGTCGCGGACGGCCTGCAGCCGCCGGCGGGCGGTCTTGTCCTGCCCTGGCCCTGTCGCGGGTCCACGCCCGGTGCCACGACGATCAACGGCGTGCCGGCTGCGTGGCAGGACGGCGAGCTGCGCATTCGCGAGCTGCCCGCACGCGTGGAGGTGGCGCTGCGCTGA
- a CDS encoding carbohydrate ABC transporter permease — protein MSRGVGEARSAVLLVNGALAVLALLSLAPLAWMASVSFMPAGEASGFPPPLVPSQATLANYHALFARTGMARNFANSLLVSVAITAGSLLVNTMAGYAFAKLRFRGRERVFQMLLAALVVPAQVAMLPLFLLMKELGLVNSFGGVIFPALASVFGIFLVRQYARSIPDELLEAARIDGAGEPRIFFQVVLPMLKPVLVTLAIFTFMGSWNDFMWPLIVLTEQANYTLPVALASLSREHIMDVEMMMAGAVVTVLPVLLLFLALQRYYIQGLLLGSVKG, from the coding sequence ATGAGCCGCGGCGTGGGCGAAGCGCGTAGCGCGGTGCTGCTGGTCAACGGCGCGCTCGCCGTGCTGGCGCTGCTCAGCCTGGCGCCGCTGGCGTGGATGGCGTCCGTGTCGTTCATGCCGGCCGGCGAGGCCAGCGGGTTCCCGCCGCCGCTGGTGCCTTCGCAGGCCACGCTGGCGAACTACCACGCGCTGTTCGCGCGCACCGGCATGGCACGCAATTTCGCCAACAGCCTGCTGGTGTCCGTGGCGATCACCGCGGGTTCGCTGCTGGTCAACACCATGGCCGGTTACGCCTTTGCCAAGCTGCGCTTCCGCGGCCGCGAGCGCGTGTTCCAGATGCTGCTGGCGGCGCTGGTGGTGCCCGCGCAGGTGGCGATGCTGCCGCTGTTCCTGCTGATGAAGGAACTCGGCCTGGTCAACAGCTTCGGCGGCGTGATTTTCCCGGCGCTGGCCTCGGTGTTCGGCATCTTCCTGGTCAGGCAATACGCGCGTTCGATCCCGGACGAACTGCTGGAAGCCGCGCGCATCGACGGCGCCGGCGAGCCGCGCATCTTCTTCCAGGTGGTGCTGCCGATGCTCAAGCCGGTGCTGGTGACGCTCGCCATCTTCACCTTCATGGGCTCCTGGAACGACTTCATGTGGCCGTTGATCGTGCTCACCGAGCAGGCGAACTACACGCTCCCTGTGGCGCTGGCGTCGCTGTCGCGCGAGCACATCATGGACGTGGAGATGATGATGGCCGGCGCGGTGGTGACCGTGCTGCCGGTGCTGCTGCTGTTCCTGGCGCTGCAGCGCTACTACATCCAGGGCCTGCTGCTGGGCAGCGTAAAGGGGTGA
- a CDS encoding sugar ABC transporter permease, whose amino-acid sequence MNRAALAGWLFAAPALLVLGVFFALPVLSALLISLTDFDLYALAEPGNLRFVALGNYIDLLQTPLFWKALWNTSYFVVVGVPLSVAVSLGAALLLNSGLARARAFFRTALFAPVVTTLVAVAVIWRYLFHSSYGLVNWALGHVGIGPVDWLGDPAWAMPTIILFAVWKNFGYNMVIFIAGLQAIPVDLYEAARIDGASRWRQFLHITLPMLGPVLLVVGVITVSGYFQLFAEPYVMTRGDPLQSTVSVLYFMFEEGFKWWNLGRASAVAFMLFLVILAVTTLLLRIGRRRGLV is encoded by the coding sequence TTGAACCGCGCCGCGCTGGCCGGGTGGCTGTTCGCGGCGCCGGCGCTGCTGGTGCTCGGCGTGTTTTTCGCGCTGCCCGTCCTGTCGGCGCTGCTGATCAGCCTCACCGACTTCGATCTCTATGCGCTGGCCGAGCCTGGCAACCTGCGCTTCGTGGCGCTGGGCAACTACATCGACCTGCTGCAGACGCCGCTGTTCTGGAAGGCGCTGTGGAACACCAGTTACTTCGTGGTGGTGGGCGTGCCGCTGTCGGTGGCGGTGTCCCTGGGCGCGGCGCTGCTGCTGAACTCGGGGCTGGCGCGCGCCAGGGCGTTCTTCCGCACCGCGCTGTTCGCGCCGGTGGTCACAACCCTCGTGGCGGTGGCTGTGATCTGGCGCTACCTGTTCCATTCCAGTTACGGGCTGGTGAACTGGGCGCTGGGGCACGTCGGCATCGGCCCGGTCGACTGGCTCGGCGATCCGGCCTGGGCCATGCCAACCATCATCCTGTTCGCCGTGTGGAAGAACTTCGGCTACAACATGGTGATCTTCATCGCCGGGCTGCAGGCGATCCCGGTCGACCTGTACGAAGCCGCGCGCATCGACGGCGCCTCGCGCTGGCGCCAGTTCCTGCACATCACCCTGCCGATGCTCGGGCCGGTGCTGCTGGTGGTCGGGGTGATCACCGTCTCCGGCTACTTCCAGCTGTTTGCCGAGCCTTACGTCATGACCCGCGGCGACCCGCTGCAGTCGACGGTCAGCGTGCTGTATTTCATGTTCGAGGAAGGCTTCAAGTGGTGGAACCTCGGGCGCGCCTCGGCGGTGGCGTTCATGCTGTTCCTGGTGATCCTGGCCGTGACGACACTGCTGCTGCGCATCGGGCGACGTCGGGGGCTGGTATGA